GGCGATCAGCGCGGTGATGGTGCCGGCCGACGAGACGGCGAGCACGGTCTGGCCCGAACCCGCCAGGGCCACCGCGCGATCGGCCGCCGCGCTCGTGCGTGCCAGGTACTCGGCGTAGGTCTCGTCGGATTGAGCAGCACTGACACCATTCGGCCCGCTCGCTCCGCTCCCGGCGCCCTCGGTCCAGCGGAGCAGCGCGTCGTCGAGCAACTGCTGGTAGGCCGCCGGGCTGTCGTACAGATCCGGTGTGGGACCGCCCGGCAGCGCCGGGATCACGTACTCGTCCCAGCCCGCATCGACGACGCGTTCGGGCGCGTCACCCGCGTGGACGGTCCCGAAGGCGTCGAGCACGGCGCCCAGGGTGGCGCGCTGGCGCGGCAGCGCGCCGCTCACGGCGGCGGTGAAGGCCGGCACCTGACCCGCGAGGGCGAGGCCGGTGCGCCGGGCCTGCTCGAAGCCGAGTTCGGTGAGCCCGGGAGCATTGCCCGGCGCCGGCTCCGTCGAGTACGCGTGCAGCGGCGCCTGACCGTGCCGGACCAGATAGATCACACCCATGACAGATCCCTCAGTTCTCTAGCGCGGCAAGGCCGTTCGCGATGAACGACGCGGTGGCCTCGGCGGCGCGTTCGGCACCGGCCGCGCCCGACGACCCGCCCTGAAGCGCACGATGGGTGATGCCCTCGGCGATCACGCCCAGCTTCAGGTTGGCCAGCCCCAGGTAGAAGCCCCAGTCGCCCAGATCGACGCCCGCCACCTCGGCGTAGCGCTGCGCCATCGCGTCGGCCGACGGGTACCGGTCGCTGGTCCACGCGGCGTCGAACCCGAGGACCCGCGAGAACACCGGTTCGCGATAGACGCACATGAGCGCGACGTCGGTCAGCGGATCGCCGAGCGCCGACAGTTCCCAGTCGACGACGGCGGCCACCGACGACGGGTCGCCCGGCGCGAGAATGGTGTTGTCGACGCGGAAGTCACCGTGCACGATCGTCGACCGTGCCGCGTCCGGAATCCGTTCGGCGAGAAGCGAAGCGAGCCGCTCGACGTCCGGCAGCTCACGCGTCTGGACCAGTCCCCACTGCCGGGTCCACAACCTCACCTGGCGGGCGGCGAAGCCGTCGGGACGCCCGAAATCAGCGAGCCCGACCTCCGCGTAGTCCACCTCGTGGAGGGCCGCGAGAGTACGGACCAGCGCATCGAAGTTCGCCTCGACATCGGCGTCGGACCACCTGGCGAGATCGTCGGTGGAGCGGATGACGTCGCCGTCGACGAAGTCGACGACGGTGCACGGCGCCCCGATGAACTCCCCGGTGCGGTCGATCGCGACGGGGGTGGCCACCGGCACGCCGGTCCCGGCGAGCGCGGAGGTGACCGCCCATTCGCGCTCCAT
The nucleotide sequence above comes from Gordonia sp. PP30. Encoded proteins:
- a CDS encoding histidine phosphatase family protein, whose product is MGVIYLVRHGQAPLHAYSTEPAPGNAPGLTELGFEQARRTGLALAGQVPAFTAAVSGALPRQRATLGAVLDAFGTVHAGDAPERVVDAGWDEYVIPALPGGPTPDLYDSPAAYQQLLDDALLRWTEGAGSGASGPNGVSAAQSDETYAEYLARTSAAADRAVALAGSGQTVLAVSSAGTITALIARLWGVPAQSWPALARAMVNASYSKLLVGRRGITVVSVNEHAHLSASDVGLATFR
- a CDS encoding phosphotransferase family protein; the encoded protein is MPDHAGLKAADLRNLLSANGIDVDGELSIELISGGRSNLTFAAADRTRRWVVRRPPLAGLTPSAHDMEREWAVTSALAGTGVPVATPVAIDRTGEFIGAPCTVVDFVDGDVIRSTDDLARWSDADVEANFDALVRTLAALHEVDYAEVGLADFGRPDGFAARQVRLWTRQWGLVQTRELPDVERLASLLAERIPDAARSTIVHGDFRVDNTILAPGDPSSVAAVVDWELSALGDPLTDVALMCVYREPVFSRVLGFDAAWTSDRYPSADAMAQRYAEVAGVDLGDWGFYLGLANLKLGVIAEGITHRALQGGSSGAAGAERAAEATASFIANGLAALEN